A region of Zerene cesonia ecotype Mississippi unplaced genomic scaffold, Zerene_cesonia_1.1 Zces_u002, whole genome shotgun sequence DNA encodes the following proteins:
- the LOC119838412 gene encoding protein artichoke, whose product MGMFTLISIVNCGLYAFFIITNIPILQGEEQPQCPSVTENPICPCYNFKEGLFLECPSATPNVVKNVLTKIKGTIQSLSIYDLDSSITDLRPDFLPPHVKIINLQISQSKISEINSNAFTSIRDSLKSLSILSSRLQRIPQESFFQLQNIEILDLQLNDIKEIETNTFQGLRLSKISLKGNKIENISENAFHYLEETLTELDITENFLNVFPLKSLANLTKLNSLRLAWNKIQSIPDSSNIAIQELLYVDLSFNEFTTIERNWLSCMPHVKTLTIFSNQIEHIDEEAFYSLKNLEVIDLSRNKLISISKNIFQKNVNLRTIDLSHNHLHYITGVFSNLTHLTEIFISENNILEISDDVFFNATSLTVLNLEHNAIQHLKPNCFSYLYNLTQLHMGTNFLKKLPNKIFQSNSKLVTLSLDHNEIDEISDSIFDKLEELKEIRLQHNKVTHIKRNVFSPLPGLLELHLQNNAIQSIDSHAFITLRKLQHINLQDNYLTTIGDVFPNRNSTLVSIQLSSNHLSLLKNSSLRGQVNVQIMWLTQNNLKILTFNLFNELFNIRRLYIKNNSIVHIENRAFMNLQKIKYLDLSSNKLTNLSNETFYKVVTLEELYLHKNHISHIEKDTFKHLIKLKILDLSENEIIILDFDMSTLPVKQLRLNLNSISIIESNSIKALPNLNDLQMNNNVLTWDDITHIQIHGLKSLVLSYNNFTFLENKTFSHLPSLQSLSLEMSNISQLSPTIFTKNQNLIRINLAYNNLKDLHKDVFAYTTILQELNLKGNSFSDFPHVALFNVTSLEILNLCDNQLHGIDFFRFTGLQNLRTLNLCNNRISILNGFNSPSLKNLVTLNLSNNLLTVLPPNFFQHSLGLKEIDLSHNFFKHVPSNGLSETVLPALTTLNMSFNSLEQLMLSHPVKQFPLLEELIITKTNLTIITSKDFENFPSLKKLILKTNCLIRLSPGAFSKLHNLEILDMSENKLENVPRERLQGLYSTRVLNISQNIIRELEEFTGDLQSLQKLDLSFNHITRISKSIFRYLYSLVELNLSGNWLSFIATDTFRMLHKIVHIDLSKNYFEVINTKLLVSIEAQVKSIAYDENPLTCNCESQELWRWMQIHYKIVLKGSSNLRCEHPEELHGYSFMELTSQKLCDVPVVIRIAIQDIQTYSVIVSWQSRNQSGLSGYQVAYYKEQMPGVIRGKILNTTARMTRLNHLTPGAKYTICVIAMGNFGASGGSSLPDARIATSSENNSAQLYGDEHLFNHLRGYMNDSQTSKCTSVNTIEIFGTSLDSPFSNTYMGIADILTRRLSLVVGCCIGFIVFIVLVSALGYMKTKKRPVATKTEIQQAPQYISYDNFPVPNIEAQTTDMDINTISDIKP is encoded by the exons ATGGGCATGTTTACTCTCATATCCATTGTAAATTGTGGATTGTACGCATTCTTTATCATCACAAATATCCCGATACTGCAAGGAGAAGAGCAGCCGCAGTGCCCGAGTGTCACAGAAAATCCTATATGTCcatgttacaattttaaagaag GATTATTTCTCGAATGTCCCAGCGCAACGCCaaatgttgttaaaaatgttttaactaaaataaaaggaaCTATCCAGTCATTGTCCATCTATGATCTCGATAGTTCAATTACTGATTTAAGACCAGATTTTCTACCACCACATGTGAAGATAATTAACTTACAAATTTCTCAATCTAAGATAAGTGAAATAAACTCCAATGCTTTTACATCTATTCGAGACTCTTTGAAGTCTTTGAGTATACTTTCGAGTAGATTACAACGAATTCCACAGGAATCTTTTTTTCAACtgcaaaatattgaaatacttgATTTACAACTCAACGACATTAAAGAAATAGAGACAAACACTTTTCAAGGCCTTAGATTAAGCAAAATCAGTCTGAAAggcaataaaattgaaaatatttcagaaaATGCATTTCATTACCTAGAAGAAACTTTAACGGAGTTGGATATTACGGAAAATTTTCTTAACGTTTTTCCTCTGAAGTCTTTGGCGAACCTGACCAAACTTAATAGTTTACGACTAGCGTGGAATAAAATTCAATCGATCCCGGATAGCTCAAATATTGCAATTCaggaattattatatgtagatCTTAGTTTCAATGAATTCACAACAATCGAGAGGAATTGGCTTAGCTGTATGCCGCATGTgaaaacattaacaatatttagtaATCAAATTGAACACATAGATGAAGAAGCATTCTACTCTCTTAAAAACCTCGAAGTAATAGACTTAAgccgaaataaattaataagtatttcaaaaaatatttttcaaaaaaatgtgaatCTTCGAACAATAGATTTAAGTCACAACCACCTCCACTATATCACGGGAGTCTTTTCTAATCTAACACATCTcacagaaatatttatttcagaaaataatatattagaaatttctgacgatgtattttttaacgCTACATCGTTGACAGTTTTAAACTTAGAACATAATGCAATTCAACATTTAAAACCGAATTGTTTTAGTTACTTATATAACTTAACCCAACTACATATGggaacaaattttttaaagaagcttcctaataaaatttttcaatcaaattcCAAATTAGTTACTTTAAGCCTCGATCATAATGAAATCGATGAAATAAGTGAttcaatatttgataaattggaagaattaaaagaaataaggcTTCAACATAATAAAGTGActcatataaaaagaaatgtatttagCCCATTGCCCGGACTCTTAGAATTACACTTACAGAATAACGCCATTCAGAGTATAGATTCACATGCATTTATAACTCTAAGGAAACTCCAACATATAAATCTGCAAGATAATTACTTAACTACAATTGGTGATGTATTTCCCAACAGAAATTCCACATTAGTTTCAATACAACTCAGTTCTAATCACCTTTCACTTTTAAAAAACAGTTCACTTCGGGGTCAAGTCAATGTACAAATAATGTGGCTGACACAGAATAACCTAAAAATACTTacttttaatctatttaacgaattatttaatattcgtaGGTTGTATATAAAGAACAATTCTATTGTACATATTGAAAACAGGGCATTTATGAATctgcaaaaaattaaatatttagatttaagtAGTAATAAACTTACAAATTTAAGTAATGAGACATTTTATAAGGTTGTAACGTTGGAAGAAttgtatttgcataaaaatcatattagtCACATAGAAAAAGATACATTtaagcatttaataaaattgaagataTTAGACTTGTCGGAAaatgaaatcataattttagaTTTCGATATGTCAACGTTGCCAGTGAAGCAACTTCGCTTGAACCTTAATTCAATATCGATCATTGaatcaaattcaataaaagctctaccaaatttaaatgatctCCAAATGAACAACAACGTCCTTACCTGGGATGACAtcacacacatacaaatacatgGATTGAAATCTCTTGTAttatcatacaataattttacttttctcgaaaacaaaactttttccCACTTACCATCTTTGCAATCCTTATCACTGGAAATGTCAAATATATCTCAATTGTCTCCGACAATTTTTACTAAGAATCAAAATCTCATACGAATTAATTTAgcgtataataatttaaaagatctGCACAAAGATGTGTTTGCATACACCACTATTTTACAAGAACTTAATTTAAAGGGAAATTCCTTCTCTGATTTTCCACATGTTGCATTATTTAACGTGACATCATTGGAAATTTTAAACCTTTGTGATAATCAACTACAtggtattgatttttttagattCACTGGATTACAAAACTTACGAACCCTCAATCTATGTAATAATCGTATTTCAATTCTTAATGGATTTAATTCtccatctttaaaaaatttagttaCCTTAAATTTGAGCAACAATTTGCTTACAGTTCTCCCACCGAATTTTTTTCAGCATTCATTGGGTTTAAAAGAAATAGACTTGTCACACAATTTTTTCAAACATGTACCTAGTAATGGTCTATCTGAAACAGTTTTGCCCGCTTTAACCACACTAAATATGTCATTCAACTCTTTAGAACAGTTAATGCTTTCACATCCGGTAAAACAGTTTCCATTATTGGAAGAACTTATTATCACAAAAACCAATCTGACAATAATAACGAGCaaggattttgaaaattttccatcgttaaaaaaattaatattgaaaaccaATTGTCTCATTCGATTATCACCGGGTGCATTTTCAAAACTTCATAACTTGGAGATATTAGATATGAGCGAGAATAAACTTGAAAATGTTCCTAGAGAGAGACTGCAAGGCCTTTACTCAACAAGAGTTCTGAATATATCACAAAACATTATACGGGAGCTGGAGGAGTTCACTGGTGACTTGCAAAGTTTACAAAAACTGGATCTATCTTTTAATCATATAACAAGAATAAGCAAAAGCATATTTCGATACCTATACAGCCTCgtggaattaaatttaagcgGAAATTGGCTCTCATTTATAGCAACGGATACTTTCAGAATGCTTCATAAAATTGTGCACATAGATTTGAGCAAGAATTACTTTGAAGtcataaatactaaattgttAGTATCAATTGAAGCACAGGTCAAATCAATTGCATATGACG AAAACCCTTTAACGTGTAATTGTGAATCTCAAGAGTTATGGAGATGGATGCaaattcattacaaaattGTCCTAAAAGGAAGCAGCAACTTACGATGTGAGCACCCTGAAGAACTACATGGTTACAGTTTTATGGAGCTGACATCGCAAAAGCTATGCGACGTGCCGGTCGTAATTCGTATCGCAATACAAGACATACAAACCTATTCTGTAATAGTGTCTTGGCAGAGCCGCAATCAGAGCGGCTTAAGTGGATATCAAGTAGCTTACTACAAGGAACAGATGCCAGGAGTA ATACGcggtaaaatattgaatactaCCGCAAGAATGACAAGACTGAATCATTTAACTCCAGGAGCTAAGTATACAATTTGCGTTATAGCTATGGGCAACTTTGGGGCGTCAGGCGGATCCTCGTTGCCAGACGCACGAATTGCTACGTCATCGGAAAACAACAGTGCTCAATTGTACGGCGACGAACACCTCTTTAATCACTTGCGAGGCTACATGAATGACTCTCAAACTAGCAAATGTACGAGCGTGAATACAATAGAAATCTTTGGAACGTCGTTAGATAGCCCCTTTTCTAACACATATATGGGAATTGCTGACATATTAACAAGGAGACTCAGCCTTGTCGTAGGTTGCTGTATAGGTTTTATTGTGTTCATTGTTTTAGTATCAGCTCTAGGCTATATGAAGACTAAAAAGCGACCCGTTGCTACAAAAACTGAGATACAGCAAGCGCcacaatatatttcttatgatAATTTCCCAGTTCCTAATATTGAAGCCCAAACAACAGATATggacataaatacaatatctGATATAAAACCATAA
- the LOC119838268 gene encoding retinol dehydrogenase 11-like: MCKCTARLDGKIVLVTGGNSGIGFETAKDMANRGARVIIADVNNAEQSVRSIVETTGNKSVEYRHVDLADFKSVRAFAEDINKTVDHLDILVNNAGCFSNKNNFTKDGVELTMQVNYLGPFLLTYILLESLAKSKSRIVIVSSGLYYKGEVDLQDLRGLKTKSSLKRYMNSKLCTVLWTKGLVKKMPQNVSAFCLHPGMVRTNILKQLNISLERYMNVLFGFLVKSSYEGAQTIIHACIAPNIEKMSGGYFSDCELKPTVKLKNEEALVEDLWNTTILFLKQHAA; the protein is encoded by the coding sequence ATGTGCAAATGTACAGCAAGACTAGATGGAAAAATTGTTCTAGTAACTGGTGGAAACTCAGGTATAGGGTTTGAAACAGCCAAAGATATGGCGAACCGAGGTGCCAGAGTCATTATTGCCGATGTGAATAATGCTGAACAGTCCGTACGAAGCATCGTAGAAACTACAGGTAATAAGTCAGTGGAATATCGACACGTGGATCTGGCTGATTTTAAAAGCGTCCGAGCTTTTGCTGAAGACATAAACAAAACAGTCGATCATTTGGATATTTTAGTCAATAACGCCGGATGTTTTTCTAACAAGAACAATTTTACCAAAGACGGGGTGGAATTAACAATGCAAGTTAATTATTTGGGACCGTTTCTATTGACTTATATTTTGTTGGAATCGTTGGCTAAATCAAAAAGTCGTATAGTGATCGTTTCATCTGGGCTATACTATAAAGGAGAGGTAGACCTACAGGATCTGCGTGGACTTAAAACTAAATCCAGTTTAAAGCGTTACATGAACAGTAAATTATGTACAGTATTATGGACAAAGGGTTTAGTCAAAAAAATGCCCCAGAACGTATCCGCCTTTTGTTTGCATCCTGGAATGGTAAGAACGAATATTTTGAAGCAATTGAATATATCTCTTGAAAGGTATATGAATGTGTTATTTGGATTTTTAGTAAAGTCATCATATGAGGGTGCACAAACTATTATTCATGCTTGTATAGCTCCCAACATAGAAAAAATGTCCGGAGGTTACTTTTCCGATTGTGAATTAAAGCCGACAGTAAAGTTAAAGAATGAGGAGGCTCTTGTTGAGGATCTCTGGAACACGactatcttatttttaaagcaacATGCTGCCTAA